CACTCAAAATGACAAGCATGAGTCCAAGTACTTTGATAATTTGTGCTTTATAATTTCGCATGTAAGAAAACAAGCGCTTAATTGTAACGATTTTTAATACATGTTTTGTCGTTTCATCTTCTCTAAAGTTATTAATTGGCATAAGCTACCTCTCCTTCATATTGTTCTATAAAGGTCTCGTAATATCGCCCTTTAAGTCCAAGCAAGTGTTGGTGGGTTCCTCGTTCGACAACCTTTCCTTCCTCAAGAACAATGATTTCATCCGCCTCTTTTACTGCTGAAATCCGATGCGCTACAATGATTTTAGTACGATTTTTCAACTGCTTGATTTCTTGCTGGATACGTAATTCCGTCTCCATATCAAGGGCAGATGTACTATCATCAAATACAAGAATTTCTGCATCTTTGGCTAGCGCTCTGGCAATGGATATTCTCTGTTTTTGTCCACCCGATAAGCCAATGCCTCGCTCTCCGATAACTGTACTATACGATCCATCCATACGTTCAATAAATTCATGGGCCTGGGCACTAATTGCTGATTTTGTCAGCACATCTTCTTGTGTTTTTTTCTGATCTCCAAATAGAATATTTTCTTCAATCGTATCACTAAACAAGAAGACTTCTTGCATAACTACTGAAATATGACTGCGCAGATTTCGCATCGCATAATCTTTGACATTCATTCCGTCAATTTTAACTTCGCCTGCACTTGTATCGTAAAAACGTGTCAAAAGGTTAATAATCGAACTTTTTCCGGAACCTGTTGCTCCCATAATTGCTAATGTTTCATTGGGTTTTACTGTGAAGCTTACATCATCAAGGACTGTTTTCTCTCCAAGTTTTAGTCCCACATGTTTAAATTCTACTTGCCCACTTATGCGCTCTAGCGTTTTAGCATTTGGGGCATTTTTGATTTCACTTTCACATTCAAATACATTGTTAATACGTTTGGATGATGCAATCGCTTCTGCAATAACATTGCTTAACCAGCCAATGTTGCGCATCGGCCACATAACCATCTGTGTGTAACCTGAAAACTTAACAAGTGTCCCTATGCTAAGTTCTTCTCCAATGACCAATGCACCTCCAAAGGTAATCACCAGCACCGGTAACAGATTACTGATAAATTCAATCTTTGGATAAAAAATACTCCAAATCTTTGCTTGTCTAAAATTTAAGTCATAATACCCTTGATTTTTTTCTAAGAACTTTTTTATTTCATATTTCTCTCTTGCAAAGGCTTTAACTAAACGAACGCCTGCGATATTCTCTTGTGCCGTTGAATTCATAAGTGCATTTTGCTCACTAATTTTCTCATATGTTTCACCAATGCTTCGCTCTAACTTCAGCGCCAGATATGCTAAAATCGGCAAGGTAATAAAAGCAATGATAGACAAACTTAAGCTAATACGCACCATCAATACGGTAGCTATGACTAGCGTAACAAACGATTCAATAACCAGCATCACACCAAAGCTTGTCGCATGCCATATTTTATCTGCATCTTCTTTAATTCGTGTCATCAACTCTCCTGTGTTTTTCGAATCAAAAAAGCTATAACTTAAGCTTTGAATATGATCAAAAATATCTTGTCTAAGTGCTGTGACAAAACGTACACTTCCATAGTCAAATAACATCTCTTTCGCATATCCCATGATCGCTCGCCCAATCGTTATGACAATTAATAGCATACTTAAATATTTAAATATCTCTTTGTCTCCTGCCACAATGACTTCATCAATGATTCGACCAGTAATGATTGGATTAAACATATCCATAAAGATACCAAAGCCCATGGCAAGGATGCCAAGCCCATATATCCATTTGTTTTGTTTTAAATACTTTAATAATCTCTTCATATTGCTACCTCCCTTTTATGTCTCTCTATGTAATGTGTCCTTCTTTAGCACATGCCTAAAGTAGGATGTTGCTCTAATATAAAAAACCATGAGCATCTGCCCATGGCTAAAAAAACGTCAAAAAAGCCATGGGTTTATACCCATGGCTCAATACATTCATATGCTTATCTATATATGGTTTACATCCATATACCGATTAATGTGTACCTAGTCTCTGACTTTATACACGACTACATAGACCAATGTTGAGGTAGGGTATATCTTGTTTCAAATTCACTGCAAGTTGCTTGTGTTCAATAATTAAGTTCTTCATTTTCCTACCTCCTTTTCTATAGTGTGTGTGTTATTTCCTTTTACAGAATATCATCATGTTTAATCCTTGTCAATCTTTTTTTGTAAAATATTTGCAAAAGGATTATTAAACGGTTCATTCTTTTGTTCACTTTTCTTTAAATAACGTTGAACTTCCTTCTTTGACATCGTTTTTTTACTCTTATCTTTTCTCGTGTTAAAGGCTGCTAATTTTTCTTTATATCCACAACGGCACACAAAGGTTTCTTGCCCTTTATCCCCCACCAGTTCCATCTTCTTATGGCACTGTGGGCATCTTGCATTCGTCGTCTTCGAAAGATTTTTTTTGTAACCGCATCCACGATCTTGACAGACTAGTTTTTTTCCATATTTATTCTTGATAACCAGAAGTTTCTGGCCACATTGTGGACAGCTTTCACTGGATAGGTTTTCATGCTTGAATTTTTTTTCGCTTTGCTTGATTTCACGTACGATTTGTTTTGTTAATTTTATGATATCATGAAGAAAATCTTGTGCGCTACGTTCACCTTTTGCAATGTGTTCTAAATCTTTTTCCCATTTTGCGGTAAGTTCTTTTGAACGGATGGCATCAGGCACCAAATCCAGGAGTTGTCGCCCTGTTTTGGTTGTACGTAAATATTTCCCTTGATGTTCCACATAGAAGTTACTTATTATCTTTTCGATAATATCACTACGGGTTGCTACTGTACCAAGTCCTGCCTGTTCCATCTCATGAAGCAAGTCTCCTTCCGTCAAGTAACTTGGCGGTTGAGTTTTGCCTTCACTTAATGTCACATAAACATTTGCTATTGTTTCTCCATCGGACCGCTTCAAAATATCTGGTGGATTTTGCATTATTGTTTTTTGTATTTTTTTCCACCCAAGATTAACGTCTACTTGAGTTTTACCTACAAAATGTGCATCACCGATAACTGCAACCAGTTCAATATCCATATATTCATAGGGTGCCATTAGCACTGCCAAGAATTTTTCTACAACAAGATTATATATTTTTGTTTCATAGTTATTAAATGCTGTATAATTTGGGCGTTCTTCCGTTGGGATAATCGCATGATGATCGCCAACTTTTTTATTATCTACATACGATGGATGCCCTTTTAACGGTCCACGTGCAATCTCTTTACATGCTTCTTTATACGGCGTTTGTCTGAGCGCACGCACGCGTTCATCCAATGTTCCCA
This sequence is a window from Vallitaleaceae bacterium 9-2. Protein-coding genes within it:
- a CDS encoding ABC transporter ATP-binding protein, which gives rise to MKRLLKYLKQNKWIYGLGILAMGFGIFMDMFNPIITGRIIDEVIVAGDKEIFKYLSMLLIVITIGRAIMGYAKEMLFDYGSVRFVTALRQDIFDHIQSLSYSFFDSKNTGELMTRIKEDADKIWHATSFGVMLVIESFVTLVIATVLMVRISLSLSIIAFITLPILAYLALKLERSIGETYEKISEQNALMNSTAQENIAGVRLVKAFAREKYEIKKFLEKNQGYYDLNFRQAKIWSIFYPKIEFISNLLPVLVITFGGALVIGEELSIGTLVKFSGYTQMVMWPMRNIGWLSNVIAEAIASSKRINNVFECESEIKNAPNAKTLERISGQVEFKHVGLKLGEKTVLDDVSFTVKPNETLAIMGATGSGKSSIINLLTRFYDTSAGEVKIDGMNVKDYAMRNLRSHISVVMQEVFLFSDTIEENILFGDQKKTQEDVLTKSAISAQAHEFIERMDGSYSTVIGERGIGLSGGQKQRISIARALAKDAEILVFDDSTSALDMETELRIQQEIKQLKNRTKIIVAHRISAVKEADEIIVLEEGKVVERGTHQHLLGLKGRYYETFIEQYEGEVAYAN
- a CDS encoding DNA topoisomerase 3; this encodes MNKTLVFAEKPSVGRSIAEALGCQSKGGKFFENDRYVVTWALGHLVTLASPEKYGVPFEQWTMERLPVIPNPFKLEVISQTKKQYYLVKKLMERSDVKTIVIATDAGREGELVARWVLDYAHIKKPIQRLWISSVTDKAIKEGFKRLVDGHKYDNLYEAAQARAKADWIVGLNGTKALSMKHNASLSLGRVQTPALDLVYGREQMIQSFVPKSFYELEFTIDGITCRWMDEKTKQSRIFSKDKAKQLKENCQSKEVKIKHIRKKNKKAYASGLYDLTLLQRDANRLYDMSAKQTLNAMQSLYEKHKVLTYPRTDSKYLTTDIVGTLDERVRALRQTPYKEACKEIARGPLKGHPSYVDNKKVGDHHAIIPTEERPNYTAFNNYETKIYNLVVEKFLAVLMAPYEYMDIELVAVIGDAHFVGKTQVDVNLGWKKIQKTIMQNPPDILKRSDGETIANVYVTLSEGKTQPPSYLTEGDLLHEMEQAGLGTVATRSDIIEKIISNFYVEHQGKYLRTTKTGRQLLDLVPDAIRSKELTAKWEKDLEHIAKGERSAQDFLHDIIKLTKQIVREIKQSEKKFKHENLSSESCPQCGQKLLVIKNKYGKKLVCQDRGCGYKKNLSKTTNARCPQCHKKMELVGDKGQETFVCRCGYKEKLAAFNTRKDKSKKTMSKKEVQRYLKKSEQKNEPFNNPFANILQKKIDKD